From Puntigrus tetrazona isolate hp1 chromosome 8, ASM1883169v1, whole genome shotgun sequence, the proteins below share one genomic window:
- the plp2b gene encoding proteolipid protein 2b isoform X1, translating to MAETEGSPLGGCLEKLKSYVRTRKGTILAAEILISFIILICYAASTYGGYSAVAICEMVFAIIFFVVFMMGLDKQFLVVNWLWSDLIRAVIGAALYLITSLICVIGGSGDGARIAGGVFGLLAGILFAYDSYMIFMEIKSSRQHTAAPTDDTV from the exons ATGGCAGAAACCGAGGGAAGTCCGTTAGGAGGCTGTTTGGAGAAACTGAAGAGCTATGTGCGAACTCGGAAAGGAACGATCCTGGCCGCTGAAATA CTCATCAGTTTCATCATCCTTATCTGTTACGCCGCGTCCACGTATGGCGGCTATTCAGCGGTGGCCATCTGCGAGATGGTCTTTGCCATCATCTTCTTCGTTGTCTTCATGATGGGGCTGGATAAACAGTTTCTGGTGGTGAACTGGCTCTGGAGC GATCTGATCCGTGCTGTAATCGGTGCGGCGCTTTATCTCATAACCTCTCTGATCTGTGTGATCGGCGGCTCTGGAGACGGGGCTCGCATCGCTGGAGGG GTGTTCGGTCTGCTGGCTGGGATCTTGTTTGCTTACGATTCCTACATGATTTTCATGGAAATCAAGAGCAGCAGACAGCATACAGCAGCTCCCACAG acGACACCGTTTGA
- the plp2b gene encoding proteolipid protein 2b isoform X2 — translation MAETEGSPLGGCLEKLKSYVRTRKGTILAAEILISFIILICYAASTYGGYSAVAICEMVFAIIFFVVFMMGLDKQFLVVNWLWSDLIRAVIGAALYLITSLICVIGGSGDGARIAGGVFGLLAGILFAYDSYMIFMEIKSSRQHTAAPTGR, via the exons ATGGCAGAAACCGAGGGAAGTCCGTTAGGAGGCTGTTTGGAGAAACTGAAGAGCTATGTGCGAACTCGGAAAGGAACGATCCTGGCCGCTGAAATA CTCATCAGTTTCATCATCCTTATCTGTTACGCCGCGTCCACGTATGGCGGCTATTCAGCGGTGGCCATCTGCGAGATGGTCTTTGCCATCATCTTCTTCGTTGTCTTCATGATGGGGCTGGATAAACAGTTTCTGGTGGTGAACTGGCTCTGGAGC GATCTGATCCGTGCTGTAATCGGTGCGGCGCTTTATCTCATAACCTCTCTGATCTGTGTGATCGGCGGCTCTGGAGACGGGGCTCGCATCGCTGGAGGG GTGTTCGGTCTGCTGGCTGGGATCTTGTTTGCTTACGATTCCTACATGATTTTCATGGAAATCAAGAGCAGCAGACAGCATACAGCAGCTCCCACAG GTCGCTGA